The sequence AACAATTTTACGCATAAGAGCCGTCAAAACGACCATTTTATTTTTACCTCTGTTGATAAGAGTTTCATAGAAGTGTGACCATGGCCTCAGATCTTTGGTGGAGGCTCAAATTTCTCGGATTAAAAGATGCATCGGGAATAGCCTGAAAACGCAAAAGATTGAATCGCAACAACGCGAAGGGATCATCATTGCCACCATTATCAATAAGTGGAATTCCTTTGGCAAATGCATTTGTGTTTTTGATACTGTGTTTAGATGGTCTCCTATAAAAGAGAAACATTAATTGATATAAATTGAAAGGAGTTAAGATGATTCGGGAATTATTTTTAAACTCACGGTATTCTTGTGTGGCTTTATTCTGCTTTATATTATCAAAAAACTCTATATCTATGGATGAGAATGTATACAGTTTTGATGTTGCAAAGAGAGATGAGGAAAAGCTTTGTCTTATGCATATGCGTGCAGGAGACGGAGATGTTAAGGCGCAATATAAGCTTGGTAAAATGTATGAAAAAGGACAAATCGACAAGGATATTAAGGTAGCCCATGATTATTACAAATCAGCCGCTGATCAAGGACATATTAAGGCGCAATATAAACTTGGAAATATATATGCAGAGGGGCAGGGAGTTCTTATGTCATATGTTTCCTGGATAGCAGGTTGGCAGCCAAGAATCCCCTGCGATTATAAGTTAGCTTGTAAATATTACAAATTAGCCGCTGATCAAGGACATATTGAGGCGCAATATAAACTTGGAAAAATGTATGAAGAAGGGCAAGTGGATAAGGATATTAAGGTAGCCTATGATTATTACAAATCAGCCGCTGATCAAGGACATCCCGAAGCAAAAATCTCCCTGATAAATATTCAATATAAACTTGGAAATATATATGCAAAAGGAAAAGGAGATATCAAGCATATTAAAACAGCCCATGACTTTTATAAATTAGCTGCCGACCAAGGACATATAGGTGCGCAAAGATCACTTATTGATATGCAATATAAGCTAGGGAAGATATATGCGGATGGGCAAGGTGTTTCCCGAGATGTTAAGTTAGCTCATGACTATTATAAATTAGCTGCAGATCAAGGACATATTAAGGCGCAACACGATCTTGGCTTTATGTATATGAAAGGACGCGGCGTTCCTAAAAATAGTAAGTTGAGCTGTCATTACTACAAGTTAGCTGCAGATCAAGGACATGCTGCTGCGCAAAACAATCTTGGGCATATTTACAAAAATGGACAAGGTGTTCCTAAAGATATAAAGCTGGCTTGGCATTACTACAGGCTAGCTGCTGATCAAAAATATCCTAATGCAATAAATTCATTAATGAATATGGAATTTGATATTGGATATATGTATGAGTATGGAGATGGCATGCCCAAGGATCTTGAGGGGGCCTTTCATTTTTACAAATTAGCCGCAAATAAAGGGCATGTTGGGGCAAAACGCAATCTTGAACGGCTTCTCAATAAACGGGGATGAACGGTTTTGTAGCATCTGTGATTTGAGAGGTTGTAGATTCGACTTAATACACCCTGATTCCAGACCCACTAAGCCATGAGGGTAACAAAATTGAGGAAAGCAGATTGCGAAGCCGTTTGGCCAAGAATTTGTCCTTTTTGAATCATCCGAATATTTTCAATTCCCGAAATGGTTTCTCTGGCTGAGTAAAAGGGCACCGTCATCATTGCTAATGCTAAACTTAAATCTTTACACACATAGTTGATGACGGTGCCCTTCGTTCTGTTCAAGAATCCGTTATAAAATCGACATACTCAAAATTAAATCTGCTTTTCTCCTTCCTAAAACATTCCTCGGGTTATACAGTTACCCCCAAAAAGGGAGCATTGCTTATGACTATTAAAAAATTAAGACAATTCTTCTGGGAGGTTTGTTTTTATCTTTGTGCTTTTATTTTATTTACTGAAGCTCTTGAAGATATAAAATTTGTTGATATTGATCAATTTAAGTTCGCAACAACACAGAAGAGCGGTTTGCGTATATGTGTTTTCAATCTTAAAGCGCAACAGTATGAGACTATAAACTATTATAATTTGCCAGCAACAAAAGACCGCAAGCCGGAAGGTGAGCTGTTAAAGGATTTTGAAGGTCTAAGAGTAGCATATAATGGTGATGTTATCCTCTCCTCTCCCTTAAAGGGCATGGTTATTCGCACAAACGGTAGGATTCAGACAGAACAAGAAGATTTTAGAATTCATGTTGATGACCAAGAAAGAAACATTGCTTATCCAGGTTTACCACCATTTTCTGCCAATAAATTGAAGACCCATCTAAATGAGCAGTTTGGTAAAGGTCCGCATCGCCAAACTTCGTTTAATATTACCACTTGTACTTTGCCGAGCGGCACATCTACTACAGTCACCTTAGATAATATTTCTTCTGATGAAAGGGAAAATAAAGTTGAAAGAGGCATTATTGGAGAACTCGCTACCCGAATGACACTTTTTTGCTGTGGGTTTTATGAAAAAATCCCTTCTCAGGATAAGTGTAACCAAGGAATTGATGGGGTTTACTTTCAACAGGATGGTAAAGAAGGAGAAGTCGAGGCTTTATTTCTAACCGAATCTAAATGCCAAAATGCTTCTCGTTCACCCCTCAAAATAATGACTACCCAACTTACAGAAAAAATTCTTTATGAAAATATTGGCCGACTTGATCCCGTCTATAAAGAGCGTGTCTTAAATTTTATAGAGTCTTTTCCTAAAAAAGTTTATAAAGGAACGCATCGCATTTTAAAATCAGGAAAATCACAATGGCTGGTGCAACCCTTAGACACTAAAGCCTTTAAAGCTCAGGGGTTAGGGGTTTTTTCTCCTGAAAAAGAGAAAAAAGTCTTCATTGCCAATATCGCCTCGAAATTTAATTCTCCAGAAGAACTGTTAAGAGTTGTTTTTGAATATTATGAACTTGAGAGTGAGGAGGAGAAACTAGTTGTCTTTCAGAGGGCCCTGAGTTGTTCGCCAGAGCATTTATTGCTTTTAATGGAGGCTTGTAAACAGCAAGAACAAAAGCCGGAAGAACAGCGATCTAGAAGAAATCAAGCAGCAGAACAAAAGACCCCTGGCAATCAAACGCCAGTGGAAGAAAGTATCTTAGAAAAACAAATACTTCACGAAGCTCAAAAAAAACCTGTTGCACGGCGGATCAGCTTTAGCCTCCCAGATATTCATGTAAAAGAGGAAGTAAAAGTAGAATATAGCCGAGAAAATTTGTCAACATTGTTGACCTATATAAAAAACGGTTTTAAACGCGCTGCTCTTAAAGAGATTAATGCGGGACTTAAAAGAGTGGATCCCAATACTGTATTACTCGGTCCATCAGAGTTAGCCATGCTTTCCAACTACACACACTACTCAGACTATAACAAAAAGAGAGATCGTAAGCCTCTCTGGGATCTTTTATTACAAGCGTTTCCCGATCAGTATCAACAGACCATAGCAGACGGCCTATATAACGTGAACCCGTCTAGCTAAAACCTTTAAGGTGGTGCGGCCACCTTTCCTGAAAAACTGTCTTTCAAAGATTTTATGACTCAGAATTTAGGAGATACAGTTGTTTAAGGAGCGTTTTTGGAGGGCATATCCCAACTTAAGAATAAACTGTAGAAAATACTGATCCACTTTTAAGCCGACCAGGACGAGTTATAAAAGCAAACTAACATAGCTAATTCAATTAATCAGGAATAAGAGCAAAAACTTTACCCAATTATTCATACCTCCCACTGGAATATCTTTTCCAGCTGTGATCGTAAATCCGTTAAGATGATTCGTTTAGCAGCAAGATAAAGAACAATTAATAAAAACTTATATGCCTTATATCTTAATAAATTCGAATATTCCTCCGTTCCCTCCTTTATGTAATATATATGGAGACCATCCAGGAACGGTGGGTCAAGCTGCTAAAGGTATATGGCAGACATGATCCTCTCCCATTTGTGGGTACCAACGCTTAAAAGATTTTTTGAGTTCGTTATTCAGAGTTTTTGTTCTAACCTGAAGAAGTAAATGTGCCCCTTTTTGAGTCCACCTCATTTGCTGCTTCTTGGCCATTCTTCTGCTAATAACCTCATTAACAGTTGATTCTGCAATAGCTGACGAAATTGCTTCCCCGTGACGATAGCGCTCTCCATAGTTTATGATAAAGGGGCTATTCAAATTAATGTATGTGTAAAACTCATCAAGGATCCGCCACAATTTATACTTCTTATGCTCCTTATTTTCTGAAAACATACCCAGATCAAAACTTAATGATTCTAGAGTATTCAGGGCTTTAAAAACATTCCCATGCCAGAGAAACCACTTTATTCTATCCAGCTGTTTTTCAAAGTCGGCAAAATCCCTCCCCATTGCGCCTTTTGACATCTGTTTTAATACGGTTATTTTCATTGTTATATGAAACCAATCTATAATGTGCTCAGAACGGGGGCTCAGATAGAGAGGGAGCTCACGGACTGTGTCTCCTCCGTCTGTCAAAAATGTAATGTCTTGATTCATCTGTAAGCCTTGATTTTGTAGCATTTCATATAGTTTTCGTTTAGGTTTTTTTTCATAGTTGGTGACATAGCCAAACCTCTGGGAGTCATGGCCTTCTTGCAGGCTTTTACAAACAATGACTTCGAACCATCCTGCTTTACGGTTTTTGCCTTCCCTTGCATGAACATACCCTCCATCTAAGCTGACCGTAATCGGGGTGTCTGGTCTTGGCAGTTGATCCCACTCCCGTTGGCATCCTTCAATAAAAAAGGGCTGTTCTTTTTCTAATTCTGTTTCTAAACGTTCTGATATTTTTGGGTATTTTGGTAAACAGAAGAAGAGCTGATTTCTAAAAGCAAAATCTCCTCTAAAAGGTTAACCGTCATCCCATAGGACATTAATGAGGCCCATTTAGCCGATAAATAACTCAATTCAGGAAATAGGCGTTCTGTCAGAATGAGGGACAATGGACTAAAACTGGATTGAGACCGAGGTTGGCATTTACAAGTAAGTAATCTTGGGCTTCTAAGACAAATCTTACCAAAAAGAGTCCTGTAAATTAAAGAATGGTACCCCTTAATGAAGAAGGTGGCACCGCAGCAGGGACAAAAACGCTGACGAGAAACAAACTCAGTTATTTGATGGGTAACCATCTTTTTTTGAATTTCACAGTTAATTATCTTAGTCTCTTTTAAAGTTAATCCCAAAGTTTCAGCAGATAGCTCTTGTCTTTGGAAACAAGCAATATCTTCTGTTATACATTGATTGGGTATCGTCAAGTTGTTGAGGTAAAACTCGAATTATTGTAAGATTCTTGCAAAAATAAGAGAAAATCTTTCATCATGCGAGATCATTATAAAGGGTATCGTCTTCCCAAAAGTGTTATTGGCTTTGCTGTCCGCTACTATTACCGCTATAAAATCAGCTTAAGAGATTTAAGCGAAATGCTTCAGGATAGAGGCCTATCTGTCACTTACGAAACGATCCGGAATTGGTGCCAAACTTGGGGTCCTGTTTATGCCAGAGATATCCGTCAGAAAAGAGGATCAGCTTTTAAAGACAAATGGCATATTGATGAGGTGAGAGTAAAGATAAGGGGAAGTCTTCTGGTTATGGCGGTTGATTGATGGTGAGGGAGAAGAAATTGATGTCCTTTTACAAAGGAGAAGAAATGCCAAGTCAGCTATCCGATTTTTAAAGCGAGCTCTTAAAAAATTAGGCATGTCTCCTCGCGTCATGGTGACAGATAAGCTGAGAAGCTATAAAAAGGCCCATAGAATTTTACTCAAATCTGCGGAGCATCGATCGCATAAACGCTTGAACAATAGAATAGAAAACAGTCATCAGCCGACAAGAGAAAAAGAGAGACAAATGAGAGGTTTCAAAAGTGTGTCAAGCGCTCAAAGATTTTTAAGCAGTATGGGCACTTTTCTTAATCTTTTAAAAGTAGGACGGTATAAACAGAGAGCCAAAGAGTATCGACAAAAGTTTATCCAATCCATTGATATCTTTAATGAGATTGTGGCTTCCTACCACCATTAGGCCTAATAAGAAAGGCAGAAGGAACGTCTATTTTTTTCCTCTAAACAACTTGACGGTACCCTACGACAAGAGTAAGAAAGGAGGTGCCCGCCTTACGAGCGCTGTAATCATTAAAATGTGCTAGTATATTTAATACTCCTTATTTATTTTTCTCTTAAAATCTCTTAACTTTTTAGGACTCAGTTGGTTGAAGCAGCAATAAAATATAAAAAATTCAGTTAAATAGGAACTCATTTTCTTTCTGAAACTTCTGATTCCGGTAATATTTCCCTTTTTTTATCCCCTCTATAAAGAGATTGTAATAAACCCTAAATTTTTCGGTTTCCGCTTCGACTGCTTGCAATTTACCAGCGTATATAACAGCTAATTCATTTTGCCTCGCTAATCTGTTTGAAAATTGAGGCTCTTCTATTGCTTCTATATTGATTCTCTGAAGGTGTTTTTTAATTTCAGTTTCTGCTTTTGTCAGCACCTCCTTATAAGCCTCTTGCAGCTGCTCAAGAATACTTTCAACCTTTTTATAGGAATGTTTACTTCTTAGATTATTGATGATCTCATCAGCTAATCGAACATTGTCTTCCCCAAAACTGAGGTAAGCATTAGCAAGAAGCATATGTTGCTTCACATAAGGAATAACCTTTGTTGCTTTTTCGCGTTCTCCAATAGCCGTTTTATTCTTTGGATCGATAAAAGCAAGGCAGCTAACCATTAAGCCTGAGTGAGTATTTAACTGATGACGCCAACCAATAAATTGCACCATTATTTTTTCAAGGTGATCATAAGCGGCACAATATAAGGGAGAATATGTATCACTAAGATTAGATTGAAGGGATATAAGCATTGCTTGCCAAGAGCTCAGGAGATCCCTTTCGAGGGAGTTAATTTCTTCTTGATAGTTTGGAGCAGTCATAGGCGGAAGAGAATTAATCTTAAAGATAGTCAATAGATGGTCTTTACGCTTTGCTTTCATAAACCAAAAACTTGCTTGCGCAATATCTTTCTCAACATCTTTACCATATTGGTACATAATTGCTAAACTGGTTTGAGCATCTACATATCCCCGGCTTGCCGCTTTTATATCCCATTCGAGTTTACCCAGGATCCTTAATCGATGCTTTGCGATTGCTAAGCCTTGATTCGCAGCCTTTATATACCAATCCATTGCTTTATTATAATCGCACTCGACTCCTAGTCCCTCTTGGTACATATACCCTAAATTATTTTGAGCGACTGCAAGTCCTTGGTTCGCGACCTTTGTATACAATTCCACTGCCTTATTATAGTCACGCTCGACCCCTAGTCCATATTGATACATATAACCTAGATTGCTTTGACCCGCTGCCTCTTCTTGGTTTGCAGCCTTTGTATACAATTCCACTGCTTTATTATAGTCACGCTCTACTCCTAGTCCATATTGGTATATATACCCTAGATTGATTTGACCTACTGCCTCTTCCTGGTTTGCAGACTTTGTATATAATTCCACTGCTTTATTATAGTCACGCTCTACCCCTAAGCCCTCTTGATACATATACCCTAGGCAATTCTGAGCGATTGCCTCTCCTTGGTTAACAGCCTTTATATACCATTCGATTGCTTTATTATAGTCACGCTCTACCCCTAAGCCCTCTTGATACATATACCCTAGGCGATTCTGAGCGATTGCCTCTCCTTGGTTAACAGCCTTTATATACCATTCGATTGCTTGAGTATAGTCGCGCTCTACTCCTAGTCCATATTGGTACATATGTCCCAAATTGATTTGAGCGACTGCATATCCTTGGTTCGCGACCTTTGTATACAATTCCACTGCCTTATTATAGTCACGCTCTACCCCTAACCCATGTTGGTACATAAATCCTAAATTATTTTGAGCGATTGCTAACTCTTGGTTCGCAGCCTTTGTATACCATTCCACTGCTTTATTATAGTCACGCTCTATGCCTAATCCATCGTGGTACATAAATCCTAAATTGCTCTGAGCCAGGGCTCTGCCAGCTTTAGCCCGAGCTTTTGCACTGCTAACAAGTTCTCCAAATAAACCAGCGTCTTTTGTTTTATCGCCTAAACCTAGCAAGACGAAAAGATACCCGTCATCCTGCTGCGCCTTTGCCTTTATCCCCTCCCAGTTAAAAGGTTCGATAAGACCTTTGATGAATGATGTTACGCCTCTCTCTAAGCATTGTCTGACAATTTCTTCTTGAGCACCTGTATCGTTGTTATTAGCGAGTCCAGCCAATTCTTTGATATCCATTGAGGTACACTTAGGAGGCATAATCCCTATAGTATCGTCTTGCTGTTTCTCTGGGTTTTCTTTGTTTTTAAATTCCTCTATAGATAAGGCTTCCGCTTGCAGACGCTGAGGTTCTTCAGAAGCGTATGCTGGTAAAAGGTTGGCAATAAACCATAAGGCTACGATAAGAGTAAGAAAGGGGGTGTTCGCCTTATGAGTGCTGTAATCATTGAAATGTTCTTGCATAATTTAATCCTCCATATTTATTTTTCTCTTGGAATCCCTTAACTTTTTAGGGCTCAGGTGTTTGAAGCAGCAATAAAGTATAAAAAAATTCAGGGAAATAGGTACTCATTTTCTTTCTGAAACTTCTGGTTTCGGCAATATTGCCCTTTTTCTACCTCGTCTAGAAACAGATTATAATAAATCCTGAACTTTTCAGCTTCCTCTTTAACCGCTTGCACTTTACTTGTATAAATAACAGCTAACTCATTTTTCCGAGCTAATCTTTTTGAAAAGCCAGGTTCATCTATTTTATATAAATCAAGCCACTGCAGCTGTTTTTTGATTTCAGTTTCTGCTTTTTCCAACGCATCCTTATAAGATGCGTGCAGATGCTCAAGTATACTTTCAACTTTTTTATAAGAATACTTGCTGTTGAGGTTATTGACAATTTCCTCAGCAAATTGGACGTTGTCTTCACCAAAACTAAGGTAGCCCTTAGAAAGGAGCGTATGTTGCTTGACATATGGTGTAATATTTGTTGCTTTTTGACGGTTCTCAATGACGGTTCTATCTTTTGGCTCTCTAAAAACAAGGCAGCTAACCATTAAGCCTGGCCGAGTATTTAGCTG is a genomic window of Candidatus Paracaedibacter acanthamoebae containing:
- a CDS encoding IS6 family transposase, whose amino-acid sequence is MRDHYKGYRLPKSVIGFAVRYYYRYKISLRDLSEMLQDRGLSVTYETIRNWCQTWGPVYARDIRQKRGSAFKDKWHIDEVRVKIRGSLLVMAVD
- a CDS encoding DDE-type integrase/transposase/recombinase, which codes for MIDGEGEEIDVLLQRRRNAKSAIRFLKRALKKLGMSPRVMVTDKLRSYKKAHRILLKSAEHRSHKRLNNRIENSHQPTREKERQMRGFKSVSSAQRFLSSMGTFLNLLKVGRYKQRAKEYRQKFIQSIDIFNEIVASYHH
- a CDS encoding tetratricopeptide repeat protein, translated to MQEHFNDYSTHKANTPFLTLIVALWFIANLLPAYASEEPQRLQAEALSIEEFKNKENPEKQQDDTIGIMPPKCTSMDIKELAGLANNNDTGAQEEIVRQCLERGVTSFIKGLIEPFNWEGIKAKAQQDDGYLFVLLGLGDKTKDAGLFGELVSSAKARAKAGRALAQSNLGFMYHDGLGIERDYNKAVEWYTKAANQELAIAQNNLGFMYQHGLGVERDYNKAVELYTKVANQGYAVAQINLGHMYQYGLGVERDYTQAIEWYIKAVNQGEAIAQNRLGYMYQEGLGVERDYNKAIEWYIKAVNQGEAIAQNCLGYMYQEGLGVERDYNKAVELYTKSANQEEAVGQINLGYIYQYGLGVERDYNKAVELYTKAANQEEAAGQSNLGYMYQYGLGVERDYNKAVELYTKVANQGLAVAQNNLGYMYQEGLGVECDYNKAMDWYIKAANQGLAIAKHRLRILGKLEWDIKAASRGYVDAQTSLAIMYQYGKDVEKDIAQASFWFMKAKRKDHLLTIFKINSLPPMTAPNYQEEINSLERDLLSSWQAMLISLQSNLSDTYSPLYCAAYDHLEKIMVQFIGWRHQLNTHSGLMVSCLAFIDPKNKTAIGEREKATKVIPYVKQHMLLANAYLSFGEDNVRLADEIINNLRSKHSYKKVESILEQLQEAYKEVLTKAETEIKKHLQRINIEAIEEPQFSNRLARQNELAVIYAGKLQAVEAETEKFRVYYNLFIEGIKKGKYYRNQKFQKENEFLFN